TGCTAAACCGTTAGGCTGACAGTGGCGCAGCCGGTTCTGTTTAACTATTGATATGGATATTCTAATAGTTTTTTTGACCCGCGGACGCGGATAGAAGTTTCCTCCGGCGTGCGGGCTGAATATAAGGGGCAGAAGGCGGCAAAGAGTACGCAGTGAGCAGCGATCCGCGCGGCAACCTAAAATGGCGGGCGAACCACGTTGTCAGTGCTTGCTTAATATTTGGAGAACAATGAGTACGTTCACGACGAAGCACGGCCCGGCGGCGCCAGCGCAGCGCGTGCTGCGCGCAGCGTTGGCGGCACTGGCGCTGGCTGCCAGCGCGGCAGCCCATGCGGACCGGTTTGGCGTCCAACTCGGCGGCGGGATCGGCGACCGCCACATCAAGAAGGGCGACCTGGCGCTGGTATGGGATCCGGACATGACGTGGTGGGATACGGGATCCTGGCACTTTGCGCTGGTCGGCGAAATGCATGTGTCGTATTGGCATACGGACGAAGGCGATGGGCATTCGAACATCGGCGAGTTTGGTATGACGCCGGTGGTGCGTTTCATCAAGAACAGCGGCCAGGTCCGTCCGTATGTCGAGGCCGGCGTGGGCGTACGGTGGTTGACGCGCCCGCGCATCTCAGCGCGTTTCACCGTCTCGTCGGCGTTCCAGTTCGCGGACATGGTTGGCGTGGGCGCGCAGTTCGGCGAGCGCCAGCAGTACCAGGCGGGATTTCGTTTCCAACATGTGTCCAATGGCGGTATCAAGCAGCCGAATCCTGGTATAAATTTCACCCAGCTTTATCTGCAATACAACTTCTGAAGCGGGCGTCACGCTCGGCCCGTTTCGCGTTCGAAGCGAGGCACAGATGGCGGCCAAGGTTATTGAGACGATCCGGGGATTGGAGCGCAAGCGCTTTCAAGCGATGGTTGACGGCAACAGCGAGTTGTTGGACACGTTAATTGCCGACCACGCCAGCTATGTGCATACGAATGGCAAGCGCGAAAGCAAACAGCAAGTGATCGATTCGATCGTCGGCGGCCGGCGGCGCTATCGGCAGATCGAGGTGCAGAGCCAGGAGATCGTGCCGCTGTCCCACGATATTTGCATGGTGAACGGGCGCGTGCTGATCGAGATGGAAGCCAACAGCGGCGCACTTGTGTACCCGATTGCCTACACGGCGGTTCAGGCAAACGACAACGGGCACTGGCGTCTGGTCG
This region of Mycetohabitans endofungorum genomic DNA includes:
- a CDS encoding nuclear transport factor 2 family protein is translated as MAAKVIETIRGLERKRFQAMVDGNSELLDTLIADHASYVHTNGKRESKQQVIDSIVGGRRRYRQIEVQSQEIVPLSHDICMVNGRVLIEMEANSGALVYPIAYTAVQANDNGHWRLVVWHATRCAVE
- a CDS encoding acyloxyacyl hydrolase, with amino-acid sequence MSTFTTKHGPAAPAQRVLRAALAALALAASAAAHADRFGVQLGGGIGDRHIKKGDLALVWDPDMTWWDTGSWHFALVGEMHVSYWHTDEGDGHSNIGEFGMTPVVRFIKNSGQVRPYVEAGVGVRWLTRPRISARFTVSSAFQFADMVGVGAQFGERQQYQAGFRFQHVSNGGIKQPNPGINFTQLYLQYNF